From Scytonema millei VB511283, the proteins below share one genomic window:
- a CDS encoding DUF502 domain-containing protein, with the protein MKQDLKNDLIAGLLVVIPLATTIWLTIAVASWTIEFLTRIPKQLNPLDEMNPFLVNLINLAVGLTVPLLCILAIGLMARNIAGRWLLDVGEQLLQAIPLAGAVYKTLKQLLETLLKDSNGKFRRVILIEYPRRGVWAIAFVTGIMSHEIQSHMNRPMLSVFIPTTPNPTTGWYAIVPADEAIDLSMSVEDAFKVIISGGIVSPNAPLPPLLLDRQGQAINQ; encoded by the coding sequence TTGAAACAGGATCTAAAAAATGACCTGATTGCAGGATTATTGGTCGTCATTCCCTTAGCTACGACAATCTGGCTGACGATCGCCGTTGCTAGTTGGACGATCGAATTTCTGACACGGATTCCCAAACAACTGAATCCGTTAGATGAAATGAATCCCTTCCTGGTGAATCTCATTAACTTAGCAGTAGGTCTAACAGTACCGCTGCTGTGCATTTTAGCGATCGGCTTAATGGCACGCAATATCGCCGGACGCTGGCTGCTCGATGTCGGAGAACAATTATTACAAGCCATTCCCCTAGCAGGAGCAGTCTACAAAACCTTAAAACAATTGCTCGAAACCCTGCTCAAAGATTCTAATGGGAAGTTTCGCCGCGTTATTCTAATAGAGTATCCTCGGCGGGGTGTATGGGCGATCGCCTTTGTCACTGGGATTATGAGTCATGAAATTCAATCTCACATGAATCGTCCCATGCTGAGCGTATTTATTCCCACAACCCCCAACCCAACCACCGGATGGTATGCCATTGTTCCAGCAGACGAAGCGATCGACCTATCTATGTCCGTTGAAGATGCCTTTAAAGTCATTATCTCTGGTGGTATTGTTTCCCCCAATGCGCCCTTACCCCCACTTTTGCTAGATCGCCAAGGACAAGCGATTAATCAGTGA
- the nusB gene encoding transcription antitermination factor NusB: MKARSIARELALLSLSQLPNSSEKLEAQQLSNLLVAAVRTLTTEVEDALETASGEVQRANDRLLTSETRANDVQTARAMLQDGIQLTQSAINRLATAMQLPEMIQSATAAEPNFDVRRYALTLINTVNQNRAEIDEILEQALVDWQLNRLARIDRDILRIAVAEIEFLGFQDRVSVAIDEAVELAKRYSGDEGYKFINGVLRRVTDRLKQKAVGSRKSEVRSN, encoded by the coding sequence ATGAAAGCACGAAGTATTGCTCGCGAATTGGCTCTGCTTAGTTTGAGCCAACTGCCTAATTCCTCAGAAAAATTGGAAGCGCAACAACTATCTAATTTGTTAGTTGCAGCCGTCAGAACTTTGACAACGGAAGTAGAAGATGCTCTAGAGACGGCTTCTGGAGAAGTTCAGCGGGCAAACGATCGCCTCTTGACGAGCGAAACCCGTGCTAACGATGTCCAAACAGCCAGAGCTATGTTGCAGGATGGGATTCAATTGACTCAAAGTGCAATTAATCGCCTTGCTACAGCCATGCAACTACCAGAAATGATTCAATCAGCCACGGCAGCAGAACCAAATTTTGATGTCCGCCGTTACGCGCTAACACTTATAAATACAGTCAATCAAAACCGAGCTGAAATTGATGAAATTTTAGAACAGGCTTTAGTAGACTGGCAATTAAATCGACTGGCGCGGATCGATCGCGATATCCTGCGGATTGCAGTAGCCGAAATTGAGTTTTTAGGTTTTCAAGATCGGGTTAGTGTGGCGATCGATGAAGCAGTAGAACTCGCAAAGCGGTACAGTGGAGACGAAGGATACAAATTTATCAACGGCGTTTTGCGCCGCGTCACCGATCGCTTGAAACAAAAAGCAGTCGGAAGTCGGAAGTCGGAAGTCAGAAGTAACTGA
- the ftsY gene encoding signal recognition particle-docking protein FtsY encodes MPFNWFRRKHDESSTPQEEQPATPAPEQPADVSQEQPAPDAAVDYLSFAKAAYKSIQERQQAPEKGVEEAEGAEGAEEAEVVEEAAAELAESEAESSTPQVEPLVNIEEPVTAESIATEEIATIEASAIAEETTTAETPIETTAPEETTPEETASVPFWARAEADRQARLERLKATAIEEPEPEVLQPVAATEVTPTADTDLAPDFAFDEGFLWSAEVLAAQGRRPEDISLEEITWLKKLRQGLGKTRRNIVNQLKSIVGQGPLNQAAVMEIEALLLQADVGVEATDYIIEALQNQIKQAALPPDAAIAYLKKILRDMLDRPLQNCSSVFVPEKDQLNIWLITGVNGAGKTTTIGKLAHIAQKSGYNCLIGAADTFRAAAVEQVKVWGARSNVEVIANPGKNTDPAAVVFDAIAAAQARHTELLLVDTAGRLQNKKNLMDELSKIRRIVDKKASDARVESLLVLDATLGQNGLRQAEVFAQAAQLSGVVLTKLDGTAKGGVALAVVQQLNLPIRFIGAGEGIEDLRPFSSYEFVEALIGT; translated from the coding sequence ATGCCTTTTAACTGGTTCCGCCGCAAACACGATGAATCTTCTACCCCACAAGAGGAGCAACCTGCTACTCCAGCACCGGAGCAGCCAGCAGATGTATCCCAGGAACAACCGGCTCCAGATGCAGCAGTAGATTACCTCAGCTTTGCCAAAGCAGCTTATAAAAGTATTCAAGAAAGGCAGCAGGCTCCTGAGAAGGGAGTTGAGGAAGCTGAGGGAGCTGAGGGAGCTGAGGAGGCTGAGGTTGTAGAAGAAGCGGCTGCCGAGTTAGCGGAATCTGAAGCAGAGTCTTCGACTCCACAAGTGGAGCCACTTGTCAATATAGAAGAACCAGTTACAGCAGAATCGATCGCAACTGAGGAAATAGCCACAATAGAAGCATCAGCGATCGCAGAGGAAACTACCACAGCAGAAACACCAATAGAGACAACTGCACCAGAGGAAACAACACCAGAGGAAACAGCGAGCGTACCTTTTTGGGCAAGAGCAGAAGCAGATCGTCAGGCAAGGTTGGAGAGGCTAAAGGCAACTGCGATCGAGGAACCAGAACCAGAAGTATTACAGCCAGTTGCGGCAACAGAAGTTACACCTACAGCCGATACTGACTTAGCTCCTGACTTTGCTTTTGATGAAGGATTTTTGTGGTCGGCGGAGGTTCTGGCGGCGCAAGGACGGCGACCGGAAGATATTTCGCTAGAAGAGATTACTTGGTTGAAAAAGCTACGGCAGGGTTTAGGCAAAACGCGCCGTAATATTGTCAACCAGTTAAAATCAATTGTCGGTCAAGGACCGCTGAACCAAGCAGCAGTGATGGAAATTGAAGCCCTGCTGTTGCAAGCTGATGTTGGGGTAGAGGCGACGGATTACATCATCGAAGCCTTGCAAAATCAGATCAAGCAAGCAGCCTTACCCCCAGATGCCGCGATCGCTTATCTGAAAAAGATTCTCCGAGATATGCTCGATCGCCCCCTGCAAAATTGCAGCTCTGTTTTTGTTCCAGAAAAAGATCAACTCAATATTTGGTTAATTACCGGAGTCAATGGGGCAGGTAAGACCACAACTATCGGTAAACTTGCCCATATCGCTCAAAAATCCGGCTACAACTGCTTAATTGGGGCAGCAGATACTTTCCGCGCCGCTGCCGTGGAACAAGTGAAGGTATGGGGCGCAAGGAGCAATGTCGAAGTGATTGCCAACCCTGGTAAAAATACCGATCCAGCCGCAGTAGTATTTGATGCGATCGCTGCCGCACAAGCACGCCACACGGAATTACTGCTTGTCGATACGGCTGGAAGATTGCAAAACAAGAAAAACTTGATGGACGAACTGAGTAAAATTCGCCGCATCGTCGATAAAAAAGCCTCTGATGCCCGTGTAGAATCCCTACTAGTTCTCGATGCTACCCTGGGACAAAACGGCTTGCGACAGGCAGAAGTGTTTGCCCAAGCCGCTCAACTCAGTGGTGTCGTCTTAACTAAACTTGATGGTACGGCTAAGGGGGGCGTGGCTTTAGCAGTCGTGCAGCAACTCAATCTCCCAATTCGCTTCATCGGCGCTGGAGAAGGCATTGAAGATCTGCGTCCTTTTTCTAGCTACGAATTTGTAGAAGCACTGATCGGAACGTAA
- a CDS encoding IS982 family transposase yields MNSTIVSRLDVTQIFCEVDDFYQTFERHWQQQMLLTASCGERLCRSRLSLSEVMTIVIAFHGSGYRTFKEFYTLQVLPGWRQAFPHLVSYTRFVELMPWSLMLLCCFVQTRKGEVTGISFIDSTPIEVCHPKRSRSHRVFEGMVGWSKNSVGWHYGFKLHLIINDRGELLAFKLTPGNVDDRKPVPDLTQDLIGKLFGDRGYISQELFEQLYQQGLELITRRKKKMKQQLVKLIDKILLRKRALIETVYDQLKNISQIEHSRHRSIWNFLVNLLAGLTAYTYLPRKPSLDLEPKGLPALPPAVF; encoded by the coding sequence ATGAATAGCACCATTGTATCTCGCCTAGATGTGACGCAAATTTTTTGTGAGGTAGACGACTTCTATCAAACCTTTGAACGACATTGGCAGCAACAGATGCTATTGACGGCAAGTTGTGGAGAACGCTTGTGTCGCTCTCGTTTAAGTCTGAGTGAGGTGATGACGATAGTAATTGCTTTTCATGGCTCGGGATATCGTACTTTTAAAGAATTCTACACGCTACAAGTCCTACCAGGCTGGCGTCAAGCTTTTCCTCATCTAGTCAGCTATACTCGTTTTGTCGAATTGATGCCTTGGTCGTTGATGCTGTTATGCTGCTTTGTACAGACCCGTAAGGGAGAAGTCACTGGCATTTCATTCATTGATTCAACTCCGATTGAGGTGTGTCATCCAAAACGTTCTAGAAGCCATCGTGTGTTTGAAGGCATGGTGGGTTGGAGCAAAAATTCGGTCGGGTGGCACTATGGGTTTAAGCTGCACCTAATTATCAATGACCGAGGCGAGTTGCTAGCTTTTAAGCTGACCCCTGGCAATGTAGATGACCGCAAGCCTGTGCCGGACTTAACCCAAGACCTAATTGGTAAGCTATTTGGCGATCGTGGTTATATATCTCAGGAATTGTTTGAGCAACTCTATCAGCAAGGCTTGGAGTTAATTACACGGCGTAAGAAGAAGATGAAGCAACAGTTGGTCAAGTTGATCGACAAAATTCTCTTACGTAAGCGAGCCTTAATTGAAACAGTTTATGACCAACTGAAGAACATTTCTCAAATCGAGCATTCCCGACATAGAAGCATCTGGAATTTCCTGGTCAACTTGTTAGCTGGATTAACAGCTTATACTTATTTGCCCCGAAAACCTTCTCTCGATTTAGAACCCAAAGGCTTACCTGCTCTTCCTCCTGCTGTCTTTTAA
- a CDS encoding PP2C family protein-serine/threonine phosphatase yields MSVPQPPFQPTDRTSSAATDVNPVVALKELVARLYREQNKVQDLLSSLGFALRSFNNLNQFLELIPLIATRVTDADGGVLFLYKSNGQVSLEKLHCQDIHQRKQIRKALETATSAVTTALATAQIVPATATLDAQVSHHLGSQIQLFGTTILVKQAERGRLYVFSSDPEYTWTETRQKLVRLVADQTAVAIENDELKVELRKKERLDRELEIGAEIQLRLLPRQCPNVPGVSLAARCQPANRVGGDYYDFIPIERNLSQADGKSSNPDSCWGLVIGDVMGKGVPAGLIMTMTRGMLRAEALNEHSPARILQHLNRVMYTDLENSHRFVTLFYSEYNPQTRRLTYSNAAHHPPLLWQAATKTVKRLDTLEGMLIGLEAHSNYEDAQVQLDPGDTIIYYTDGFTDAANQRGDRFDEERLEREFKFACRHCQDPQAILEYLFAQVHKFISGATNQNRDDMTLVVMRIN; encoded by the coding sequence GTGTCTGTGCCTCAACCGCCCTTCCAACCCACCGATCGAACTAGCAGCGCCGCTACTGATGTTAACCCAGTTGTAGCGCTCAAAGAACTAGTGGCGCGCCTGTATCGGGAACAGAATAAGGTACAAGATTTGCTAAGTTCCTTGGGATTTGCCCTCAGGAGCTTCAATAATTTGAATCAGTTTCTCGAACTAATTCCGTTAATAGCAACACGGGTAACGGATGCTGACGGTGGGGTATTGTTCCTCTACAAATCTAACGGTCAGGTGAGCTTGGAAAAGCTACATTGCCAAGATATTCACCAACGCAAACAAATCCGTAAAGCTTTAGAAACAGCCACGAGTGCCGTCACCACTGCACTTGCAACAGCCCAAATCGTTCCTGCTACGGCAACTTTAGATGCTCAAGTCAGCCATCACTTAGGATCGCAAATACAGTTATTTGGTACGACAATTTTAGTCAAGCAGGCAGAACGAGGAAGATTATACGTCTTTAGCAGCGATCCCGAATATACTTGGACGGAAACCAGACAGAAGTTAGTCCGACTTGTTGCCGACCAAACAGCAGTAGCAATTGAAAATGACGAACTCAAAGTAGAACTACGCAAAAAAGAGCGTCTAGACCGCGAGTTAGAAATTGGAGCAGAAATTCAATTACGACTTTTACCTCGCCAATGTCCTAACGTCCCTGGGGTATCTCTAGCGGCGAGATGTCAGCCAGCCAACCGCGTTGGCGGAGATTACTACGACTTCATCCCAATCGAACGCAACTTGAGTCAAGCAGACGGCAAAAGTAGCAATCCCGATAGTTGCTGGGGCTTAGTAATTGGTGATGTGATGGGCAAAGGGGTTCCAGCCGGACTCATCATGACTATGACGCGGGGAATGTTGCGCGCTGAGGCATTAAACGAACATTCTCCAGCTCGAATTTTGCAGCATTTGAATCGGGTCATGTATACCGATTTAGAAAATTCCCATCGTTTTGTCACTTTATTCTATTCAGAATACAACCCACAGACGCGCAGGCTGACTTACAGCAATGCAGCCCATCATCCGCCCTTATTATGGCAAGCAGCTACAAAAACAGTGAAGCGCTTAGATACTTTAGAGGGCATGTTGATCGGGCTTGAAGCTCATAGCAATTACGAAGATGCTCAAGTCCAGTTAGATCCAGGAGACACAATTATTTACTATACAGACGGGTTTACTGATGCTGCCAATCAAAGAGGCGATCGCTTTGACGAAGAAAGGCTAGAACGCGAATTTAAATTTGCTTGTCGTCACTGTCAAGACCCCCAAGCAATTCTCGAATATCTTTTCGCTCAAGTTCACAAATTCATCAGTGGCGCAACTAACCAAAATAGAGACGATATGACATTAGTAGTCATGCGAATCAACTAG
- a CDS encoding NUDIX hydrolase translates to MIFSSFKAIAQPLRRWWRFIQTVIGIIFRHPVPGTSIIPILPDGRIVLIRRRDNGLWSLPGGMVDWGEDVATAVKRELAEETGLDLVKIRRLVGVYSAPDRDPRIHSICIVVEADVTGRMKVRDPLEVMEVRAFPPGALPPGQLAHDHSQQLQDYFAGLTTLA, encoded by the coding sequence GTGATTTTTTCTAGTTTTAAGGCGATCGCCCAACCCCTACGCCGCTGGTGGCGATTTATTCAAACTGTCATCGGCATCATATTTCGTCATCCCGTCCCAGGCACGAGTATTATTCCCATCTTGCCTGATGGTCGTATCGTTTTGATTCGCCGTCGTGATAATGGGCTGTGGTCGCTACCAGGAGGGATGGTAGATTGGGGTGAGGATGTGGCTACGGCAGTCAAACGAGAATTAGCCGAGGAAACGGGGCTGGATTTAGTCAAAATTCGGCGACTGGTAGGAGTTTATTCCGCACCCGATCGCGATCCCCGCATCCATTCGATTTGTATTGTAGTTGAGGCAGATGTCACAGGCAGGATGAAAGTCCGCGATCCATTAGAAGTGATGGAAGTTCGTGCATTTCCTCCTGGTGCTTTACCTCCCGGTCAACTTGCTCACGACCACAGCCAACAATTGCAGGACTATTTTGCAGGATTGACGACTTTAGCCTAG
- the ilvN gene encoding acetolactate synthase small subunit — translation MKHTLSVLVEDEAGVLTRIAGLFARRGFNIESLAVGQAEQNGVSRITMVVPGDDRVIEQLTKQLYKLVHVLKVQDITEVPCVERELMLIKVSATSSNRSEVIEIAQIFRARVVDVAEDSLTLEVVGDPGKIVAIVQLLQKFGLREVARTGKIALVRESGVNTEYLKSQVEAKVS, via the coding sequence ATGAAACACACCCTTTCAGTTCTAGTGGAAGATGAAGCGGGGGTACTAACCCGCATTGCGGGTTTATTTGCCCGTCGTGGCTTTAACATTGAAAGCCTTGCTGTCGGTCAAGCGGAGCAAAACGGAGTCTCTCGAATTACAATGGTAGTCCCTGGGGACGATCGCGTCATCGAACAGCTGACCAAGCAGTTATATAAGCTCGTCCACGTCCTCAAAGTCCAAGATATCACTGAAGTTCCTTGTGTCGAGCGGGAATTGATGTTGATTAAAGTGAGTGCTACCAGCTCTAATCGCTCGGAAGTGATTGAAATTGCTCAGATCTTTCGCGCCAGAGTGGTTGATGTGGCTGAAGACTCCCTTACCTTAGAGGTTGTCGGCGACCCTGGTAAGATTGTCGCGATCGTGCAGTTATTACAAAAGTTTGGACTGCGAGAGGTCGCCCGTACAGGTAAAATTGCCCTCGTGCGAGAGTCGGGAGTCAATACGGAATATCTCAAGTCTCAAGTCGAGGCGAAAGTTTCGTAA
- a CDS encoding phospholipid-binding protein, producing MGWLQRLFGMEKPQNAQVNPTPQAAAATESVPPERLGLNGEYDQSGLAKRVALAFDEDQSLTDVDTLYVAQTGSTVVLKGKVPSQDILQKMVSVARNVQGATDVTTDQVSIG from the coding sequence ATGGGTTGGTTACAAAGACTGTTTGGCATGGAAAAACCGCAAAACGCTCAAGTTAATCCTACGCCACAGGCTGCTGCTGCCACTGAATCAGTTCCTCCCGAGCGTCTAGGATTGAATGGAGAATACGATCAGAGTGGTTTAGCTAAGCGTGTTGCTTTGGCATTTGATGAAGACCAAAGCTTAACTGACGTTGATACTCTCTACGTAGCTCAAACGGGCAGTACCGTGGTTTTAAAAGGTAAGGTTCCCAGCCAAGATATTTTGCAAAAAATGGTTTCTGTTGCCAGAAACGTTCAAGGCGCAACTGACGTAACTACCGATCAAGTCAGTATCGGATAA
- a CDS encoding alpha/beta fold hydrolase yields MDTLLHWQQRVGSQRDWIWRGWQTRYTFIRPEQPQPQTTPIILLHGFGTSIGHWRQNLAVLGEQHTVYAVDMLGFGASEKAPVSYKVELWVEQVYDFWRTFIQHPVVLVGNSIGSLVSLRAAAMHPDMVQGIVMLSLPDLSIRQEAIPKILRPAIAAIENLFTSPLLIKTIFRIVRRPQVVKRWAGIAYANSEAVTDELVDILLGPAQDRGSAQAFYATLKAMLDSQFDPSVKSILSNLNIPILLIWGQQDRMIPPAFAPKFAAYNPNVQLLILENAGHFAHDECPEEVNQAVLDWIDSFLARPDLALYKVNN; encoded by the coding sequence GTGGACACCTTATTACACTGGCAGCAACGGGTTGGCAGTCAAAGAGACTGGATTTGGCGTGGCTGGCAGACTCGCTATACTTTTATTCGCCCAGAACAACCCCAGCCGCAGACAACACCGATAATTTTACTGCATGGCTTTGGCACGTCAATCGGTCATTGGCGACAAAACTTAGCCGTGCTAGGGGAACAGCACACAGTTTATGCGGTGGATATGTTAGGCTTTGGTGCGTCGGAAAAAGCTCCAGTGAGCTATAAGGTAGAACTGTGGGTAGAACAAGTCTACGATTTCTGGCGCACGTTTATTCAGCATCCAGTCGTCTTAGTTGGAAATTCTATCGGATCGCTAGTGTCGCTGAGAGCGGCAGCTATGCATCCCGATATGGTGCAGGGTATCGTGATGCTTAGCCTTCCCGATCTATCGATCCGACAGGAAGCCATACCTAAGATTTTACGTCCTGCGATCGCCGCGATCGAAAATCTCTTCACCTCACCCCTATTAATTAAAACCATTTTTCGCATTGTCCGCCGCCCCCAAGTGGTAAAGCGTTGGGCTGGCATTGCTTATGCTAATTCTGAAGCCGTAACTGATGAATTAGTAGATATTTTGTTGGGACCAGCTCAAGACCGAGGTTCGGCACAAGCTTTCTATGCCACGCTAAAAGCTATGTTGGATTCTCAATTCGATCCTTCAGTCAAGAGCATCTTGTCAAATCTAAACATTCCTATCCTACTGATTTGGGGACAGCAAGACCGCATGATTCCACCCGCTTTCGCCCCCAAGTTTGCTGCTTACAATCCTAACGTGCAGCTTCTAATTTTAGAGAATGCAGGACATTTCGCTCATGATGAGTGTCCTGAAGAAGTCAACCAAGCAGTCTTGGACTGGATAGACTCTTTCCTTGCCCGTCCCGATCTTGCTCTATACAAAGTTAATAATTAG
- the infC gene encoding translation initiation factor IF-3 — protein MPVIEKRRPTKDLPQINERIRFPKIRVIDTDGSQMGILTPYEALQIAEEKELDLVLLSDKADPPVCRIMDYGKYKFEQEKKAREARKKQHTADVKEVKMRYKIEEHDYRVRVNQAERFLKDGDKVKATVMFRGREIQHSDLAETLLKRMATDLQEVGELQQAPKKEGRNMMMLISPKK, from the coding sequence ATGCCTGTGATTGAAAAAAGAAGACCCACAAAAGATTTACCCCAAATTAACGAACGCATTCGCTTCCCTAAGATTCGAGTCATCGATACCGATGGCAGTCAGATGGGAATTTTAACTCCCTACGAAGCACTGCAAATCGCAGAGGAAAAAGAATTAGACCTGGTTCTCCTCAGCGATAAAGCTGACCCGCCTGTGTGCCGAATTATGGATTACGGCAAGTATAAATTCGAGCAGGAGAAGAAGGCACGGGAAGCTCGGAAGAAGCAGCATACGGCTGACGTGAAAGAAGTGAAGATGCGCTACAAGATTGAGGAACATGACTATCGAGTGCGCGTCAATCAAGCCGAACGCTTCTTGAAAGATGGCGATAAGGTGAAAGCAACTGTGATGTTCCGAGGTCGGGAAATTCAACACAGCGATTTGGCAGAAACCTTACTCAAGCGTATGGCAACGGATCTGCAAGAGGTGGGAGAGCTACAACAAGCGCCGAAGAAGGAAGGGCGCAATATGATGATGTTGATTTCTCCGAAGAAATAG
- a CDS encoding DMT family transporter, translating to MKQNQKIRGIDPELLGSIYGFVGVFGFSLTLPATRAAVTDFDPNFVGLGRAIVAAFLAMLVLRTTRQPLPKRRYWKSIAIVAAGVVLGFPLLSAWAMQQLPAAHGGVVLGLMPLATALAGAWRLGERPSFGFWIASIAGSITVVLFAIASGAGQMHWADAILLVAGLAAAVSYAEGGRLARDLGGWQVICWALVFTAPILIIPSAIAVYQHGLIASPSAWMGFAYVSIVSQLLAFFPWYRGLALGGVARVGQIQLLQPFLTIFTSAILLGETITPLTLGAATMVLITVALGKKATIRRK from the coding sequence GTGAAACAAAATCAAAAAATTCGCGGCATCGATCCTGAATTATTGGGATCGATCTATGGCTTTGTGGGCGTATTTGGCTTTAGCTTGACACTACCAGCAACTCGCGCCGCCGTCACCGATTTCGACCCCAATTTTGTTGGTTTAGGAAGGGCGATTGTCGCAGCATTTTTGGCAATGTTGGTTTTACGAACAACTCGTCAACCCTTACCCAAGCGCCGTTACTGGAAAAGTATAGCGATTGTCGCTGCCGGAGTCGTTTTAGGATTTCCCCTACTCTCAGCTTGGGCAATGCAACAGCTACCAGCTGCCCACGGCGGAGTTGTTCTAGGACTGATGCCTTTAGCAACGGCATTAGCAGGTGCATGGCGATTAGGGGAACGCCCCAGTTTCGGTTTCTGGATTGCTAGTATTGCTGGTAGTATTACTGTTGTACTATTCGCGATCGCTTCGGGTGCAGGACAAATGCACTGGGCAGATGCGATCTTACTCGTTGCAGGTTTAGCTGCTGCTGTGAGTTATGCCGAAGGCGGACGTTTGGCAAGAGATTTAGGCGGCTGGCAGGTGATTTGTTGGGCATTAGTATTTACAGCACCAATATTAATCATACCAAGCGCGATCGCAGTTTATCAACATGGTTTAATAGCTTCCCCTTCAGCTTGGATGGGGTTTGCTTATGTCAGTATTGTCAGTCAATTGCTTGCCTTTTTCCCTTGGTATCGCGGACTAGCTTTAGGTGGTGTTGCTAGAGTCGGGCAGATTCAACTTTTACAACCATTTTTGACAATTTTCACCTCAGCAATCTTACTTGGCGAGACAATTACACCTCTAACTCTAGGTGCTGCAACTATGGTATTGATAACAGTGGCATTAGGTAAAAAGGCAACAATTCGCAGGAAGTAG
- a CDS encoding class I SAM-dependent methyltransferase — MREAQPRDRKQQVTFGFNLAAPGYDSPALRFLPACANRVVEIANLQPGQRVLDIATGTGTAAIASARKVGSKGQVVGIDLSQNMLEQARQKIANTDLNNINLRQEDAEKFSFGDNSFDTAICASGIFFLSDMLAGLREWWRVIKPGGTVVLSSFSKMAFEPMAETISAQIQAYEVPSPSSREQIDTPEKCFNIMQAASFEKIELQIEQLGYFLSSLDEWWELVWNAGFRIRLSQIPTEKIEQFKVEHLAAIAKFMTDKGIWLDVETIFVKGKKPNL; from the coding sequence ATGAGAGAAGCCCAGCCTAGAGATCGCAAACAACAAGTTACATTTGGGTTCAATCTTGCTGCCCCAGGTTACGATTCACCAGCACTGAGATTTCTTCCAGCCTGTGCAAATCGTGTAGTAGAAATAGCAAACTTACAGCCAGGACAACGAGTTTTAGATATTGCCACAGGAACCGGAACAGCCGCGATCGCATCTGCTCGAAAAGTCGGCTCGAAAGGTCAAGTTGTCGGCATAGATTTATCTCAAAATATGCTAGAACAAGCACGACAAAAGATTGCTAATACAGATTTAAATAATATTAACCTCCGACAAGAGGACGCAGAAAAATTTAGCTTCGGCGATAACAGTTTCGACACTGCAATTTGTGCTTCTGGCATCTTTTTCTTATCTGACATGCTAGCTGGACTGCGAGAATGGTGGCGTGTCATCAAACCAGGTGGAACAGTCGTATTGTCAAGTTTTAGTAAGATGGCATTTGAACCAATGGCAGAAACAATTTCTGCACAAATTCAAGCATACGAAGTACCGAGTCCATCTAGCCGCGAACAAATCGACACGCCAGAAAAATGTTTCAATATAATGCAAGCAGCAAGCTTTGAAAAGATTGAATTACAAATCGAACAACTAGGATATTTTCTCAGCAGTTTAGACGAGTGGTGGGAATTAGTTTGGAATGCAGGCTTTCGGATTCGCCTCTCTCAAATTCCAACTGAGAAAATAGAACAGTTTAAAGTAGAGCATTTAGCTGCAATTGCTAAATTCATGACAGACAAAGGAATTTGGTTAGATGTAGAGACGATATTTGTCAAGGGGAAAAAGCCAAACTTATAA